One Ilumatobacter coccineus YM16-304 genomic window, CCGACGATCGACGACGACGCGCTGCTCGCCGCGCTCGACTCCGGGCACCTCGATCACGCGGTGCTCGACGTGTTCGACGTGGAGCCGCTTCCGGAGTCGCATCGCTTCTGGTCGCATCCGTCGGTCACCGTGCTTCCGCACATCTCGGGGCCGACGAGCACCGACACCGCCGCGATCATCGCGGCCGACAACATCCGTCGCTTCCTCGCCGACGGCACGATGCCGAGCGACGCAATGGTCGACCGCGAGCGCGGCTACTGATCGAGTTGCCGCTGCGTCAAACGGTGTCTGCGTCAAACGGTGTCAGACACCGGATGACGCAGACGCTTGGTGAGTCAGGCGTCGGCGGCGGCGACCGAACGGCCGTCGAGACCCTCGTCGAGCGCGACGTTGAGCGTGTGCTGAACATCGCCGGCCACGCACGACTTCGACATGGCGTCCTCGGTGATGCCGACCACGAGGGAGACGACGACCTCGTCGCCCGACGCGGTGGCGGTCGCCGTGGCCGCGAGGCAGTTGGCGTCACCGGAGGTGAACTGCACCATCAACTGCTCGGGGTACGACTCGGCGATCGCGATGTCGTCGATCGGGTGGGGCTTCGGATCGACGATCGTTCCACCGATGTTGGCCGTGCCGATCACGTCACCCTCGACGGCGGGCTCGTCGGTGGGCTCGTCAGCCGGTGAGTCGTCTGCGGGTTCATCGGCCGGTTCATCGGCGGGTTGTTCGGCCGGGGCAGGGGTGGGCAGTTCGTCGCCGGCATCGTCGGAGCCGCAGGCCGCGAGGCCCAGCGACCCGACCGCGAGGAGGGCGACGAGTGAACGTGTGTGGAGTCGCGTGGTGATCATGGAGGTTGGACGTCGCCGACCCCATGACCGGTTCCCGAAAATGTGTCGCGGCGCGAATTCGTCGGATCGGCGGCGACTCAGGCGTTGACCGGCGTCGCGGCGGCGACCGGCGTGCTGAACTCCATGACCCCGTCGTCGACGTCGACATCGGGCCCGAGCAAGACCTTGCGGTCATACTTGTAGCTCTGCGACGCGGTCCACGGGTCACGGTCGCTCTGCTTCGGATACGAGTTGATGTTCCGCTGCATGTACCCGGCCGGGAAGTCGTCGACGTACGGCCGGCGCGGCATGTCGGGGTCGGTCACGACCGGCACCGCGCGAGTGGAGCCGTTCTCGGTCATCTTGTTGAGCAGACGACAGATGTAGTGGGCGATCAGGTCGGCCCGGAGCGTCCACGACGCGTTGATGTAGCCGAAGGTCGTGCCGAGGTTCGGCACGCCGGAGTACATGAACCCCTTGTAGGTGAACGTGTCGGCCAGGTCGATCTGCTCGCCGTCGACGTTCGGGGTGACGCCGCCGAGCGCGAGGAGTTCGAGGCCGGTCGCCGTGACGATGATGTCGGCGTCGAGGTGATCACCGCTCACCAACCGGATCCCGGTCTCGGTGAACGTGTCGATGTGATCGGTCACCACCGTGGCGTTGCCCGCCTTGATCGCTTCGAAGATGTCGGCGTCGGGTGAGAGACAGAGGCGCTGATCCCACGGGTTGTACGACGGGGCGAAGTGCGGGTCCATCGGGAACTCGTCGCCGAGGGCCTTCTTGATCTCCTTGTTGATCGCCGCTTTGACCTTCTCGGGGTTCTTGCGTGACTGGTTGTAGATCATCTCGGTGCGCGCCGAGTTGAGCTTGCGGATCGCCTTGTACGCGACCGTCTCGGGGAGCACTTTGCGGAGTCCGGAGACGATCGGGTTCTTGTTGGGCGCGGGGAAGATCCAGGTCGGCGAACGCTGCAGCATCGTGACGTGTGCGCCCTGCTCGGCCAGCGACGGGAGCAGCGTGACCGCCGTTGCGCCCGAGCCGATGATGACGATCTTCTTGCCCTCGAGGTCGGCGCGCGACTGCAGGTCGTCGGGCCACTGCTGAGGATGTTCGATGCGGCCCCGGAAGTCGTCCTCGCCGGGGAAGTCGGGGCGGTGCGGGTTGGTGTACGAGTAGTAGCCACTGCACATCTGCAGCCAGTTGCAGGTGATCGTCGAGGTCTCGCCGGTCGAGGTTCCGTCGCCGTCGAGATGGTCGAGGGTCGCCGTCCAGGTCGACGTGTCGGAGTCCCACGATGCGCCGATCACCTTGCGAGCGAACGAGATGTGGCGCATCACGTCGTACTCCTCGGCGGTCTCGGTGACGTACGCCTTGATCGACGGACCGTCGGCGATCGAGAGGTCGCTCTTCCACGGCTTGAAGTCGTAGCCGAGCGTGTACATGTCGGAGTCGGAACGGATGCCCGGGTACTTGAAGAGGTCCCAGGTGCCGCCGAGGTCGTGGCGCGCCTCGACGATGGCGTAGGTCTTGCCCGGGCACTCTCGCGTCAGATGACACGCCATTCCGATGCCGGAGAGCCCCGCTCCGACGATCAGAACGTCGACATGCTGTAACACTGTTCCATTCCCCATGTGTCGACGGTACCCCGTTCGAGGGTGCCGAGGCGAAGAGGCGTCGAGCGTCGACGTGCCGGTCGATGTTCCGAGCCGCCTCACCAGGAGGGTCGCGATGTGTCACGATCGGGACATGAGGACGCGAATCGTGGCAGTGGTGCTCGTCGCCTCGGCGGGCATCGCAACGGGGTGCAGCAGCTACGGATCGGAGTCGTTCGATCCGGTCGACCCTGCCGACTATGCCGCCGACCCCGCCGACAACTGGCAGGTGTGCCCGCTCCCCGACCTCCTCGCGCAGTCGTCGCACCTCCTCGACGTGACGATCACGGCCACCACCACGATCGAGATGGAGACGGGGCCCGTCTACGGGTTCGCTCGCCGTGATCGCGCACCAGCGCCCGTGATCGCCGACCTGACCGACGTGCAGATCGACGACGTGCTGTTCGGTCGAGACGATGATCCTCGCGTCGGTGTCTTCCCCTCGTTCGACGCGTCGTCGACCCTCCGACTCATCAGCCGACGCAACGGTGGTGCCGTGGTCGAGCTGGCCGACGAGAGCGACGGCGACGTCGTGGGCCAACGAGTGATCGTCGGCACCGGCCAATACCGCGTGGGGACGGTCGAGGAATGGCCGATCCATCTGATGTTCCACCTCGACGACGCGGGCGCGATCAGCTTCGTCGGGCCGTGCGCGAGCGAGTTCGACCGGCAACTGGAGTCGATCGTCACCAACATGTATCCCGACCTCGCAGACGGCTCCGAACTCGATCAGGTGATCGCGATCATGGATGCTGCGCTCGACACCGATGTGGGTGGCAACCACCTCCACTTCGCTCGCCCGGCGACCGCTCGCCAGATCGGTGACGGGCTGATGCCGTCGATGATCGCCCCGACGTTGCAGCGCATCCATGTCGTGGTGGTGCCGTCACGCGCGATCGACGGCGGATTCGGCATCCAATCGCCCGCCGGCAACGGCAGTGAGTTCTTCGCCACGCTCGACAGCCCCGAGCCCTACACCTCGGGGGCGTTGGTGTCGACGAGCGGTCCGGTCGCACTGGCGATCAGCCGCCACGACATGTCACGCATCGCCGACCCGCTCGACGGTGCGTTCACCGGCAGCCTCGACGGCGTCGAAGCGCTCCGCATCGACCTCGATGCCGACACGATGACGACGGTGATCACACCGATCGCGCTCGACGAGATCCCGCCGCTCGTGCCGTTCACCGAGCCCGCCGACAGCCTCCGTCACTGGCTCGGCATTCCGATCGTGTCCACGCCCGGCACCGCCACGATCGACTGGGTCCCCGCCTGACCGGACGGTTTGTCTCTGAGACAAACCGGGCGGTCAGCGGTTGGCGAGAAAGGTGACCCGTTCGGCTTCGCAGGCGTCGTGGACGAAGCAGTCGGGTTCATGGTCGTTGGTGAGACCTTCCGACTGCATGAACGCGTACGCCGTGGTGGGGCCGAAGAACTTCCAGCCGCGCCGCTTCAGTTCCTTGGCGAGCGCTGCCGACTGCGGCGTGGTGGCCGGGATGCCGCCCTCGTCGGTGCGATCGGGTTCGGTCACCGCCCAACTCCAGATCCAGTCGACCAGTGACCCCTCCGCCTCGATCAACTCGATCGCACGTTGTGCGTTGTTGATGGTCGCTTCGATCTTGCCGCGATGACGGATGATGCCCGCGTCGCCGAGCAATCGCTCGACATCCGGCTCGCCGAACCGGGCCACCCGCTCGATGTCGAAATCGGCGAACGCCGCGCGGAAGTTCTCACGCTTGCGCAGAATTGTGATCCACGACAGTCCCGACTGGAACCCTTCGAGACAGATCTTCTCGAACAGGAGGTCGGCGTCGGTGGTGGGTCGGCCCCATTCGGCGTCGTGGTACTCGAGGTAGAGCGCATCGCCGGTCGGCCAGCCGCAACGGCGCGGTTCGGCGCCGCTCACGCTTCGGGCGCCTTCTCGTCACGCCGACGACGCAGCAGCACCTCCTGGGTGAACGAGGCCGCGTGCACACCGGCCTCGGTGATCGCGTCGCCACTCACGAGGCCGCGTCCTCCCGACAGACCGTGCGACTTGAGGTCGAACCAGTGCCACTCGTCGGCGCGACTCGGTCGGTGGAACCAGAGGGAGTGATCGAGGCTGGCTCCGATGAACTTGAAGCGATCGGACGGGTCGTTGGTGAAGTCGGGATGCAGCGACCGCCCGGCTCGCGACGGGGCCGCGTCGGACATGAACGCGAGGCCGCACAGGTGCAGATCGGGGTCGTCGCCCAGTTCGGTGTCGAGGCGGATCCAGTACCCGAGGCGGGTGTCGGACGCGTCGGCCGACTTGCGTTCGAGCAGTGAACCCCACGAGTAGTCGAGCAACGACGGGTCGGTCGGACCCGGCAGCGTGTCGGGAATCGAGTTGGCCTGCACGTCGGCTTCGTCTTCAGCGACCTGGAACGACACCGACAGGTTCAAGATGGCACCGGCCGACTGCCGAGCCACCACCTGGCGCGTGCAGAACGAACGGCCGTCACGCAGCCGTTCGACCTCGAAGCGGATCGGCTCGTCGGGAGATCCGGGCCGGATGAAGTAGGAGTGCAGCGAGTGGGCTCGGCGCTCGGTGTCGACCGTGTGGATCGCCGCGCGCAGCGCCTGGGCAACCACCTGACCGCCGAACAACCGCTGACCCCACGGGTAGCAAGCGACGATGCCGACGTAGGTGTCGGGGCCGTGCGGCTCGAGGTGCATGAGGTCGCGAAAGTCGACGTCGCGGATCTTCGGTGCGGTCATGCACTGTGTCTACCCGATGGACATCGGCGGTCGGAACGAGCACTACCTTCGCGACATGGACGACCTGCTCGAACTCTCGGCCGCGATCATCGAAAGTGGTGACGTCGACAAACCGTTCAATCGCATCACCAACGAACTCACCGAGGTGGCCGACGGCCTCGCGGTGGTCGAGTCGTTCAGCCACAGCGTCGTGGTCGACTCGGGTGACGGGTTGGTGGCCTTCGACGCATCGCACGTCAACACGGGCGCCGCGGTCGTGGAGGCGATCGGTGGGTGGCGCAGCGACCCGGTCCGCCAGTTGATCTACACCCACGGTCACGCCGACCACGTCGGCGGGTCGGTCCACTTCGATGCGGCGTACGGCGACATGAACGTGGTCGGCCACGAGAACGTCGAGCAGCGTTTCGATCGCTATCGCGACACCAACGCCTGGAACGTGCTCATCAACGCTCGCCAGTTCGGCGGTGTCCGCGGCGACTTCGAGATGGGCGACGCCGACGAACCCGACTTCATCCCGAAGCACACCCTCGCGCCCACCCACGTCGTCGGCGATCACGACACGATCGAGATCGGCGACCGGACGATCGAACTGCACCACGCGCGTGGCGAGACCGACGATCACCTGTGGGGATGGATGCCGAACGAGAAGTGGTTGTTCGCCGGTGACTTCGTGATCTGGAACTTCCCCAACGCCGGCAATCCGCAGAAGGTGCAGCGCTATCCGATCGAGTGGGCCGCCGCGCTGCGCGACATGGCCTCGCGTCGACCGGAGATCCTGCTTCCCGCGCACGGCTTGCCGGTCGGAGGCGCCGACCGCATCGAGGAGATGCTCACCACGATCGCGTCGACGCTCGAGAAACTGGCGAGCGATGTCATCACGATGATGAACGCCGGGGAGGTGCTCGACACGATCATCCACTCGGTGCGCGTCGACCCGGCGATGCTCGCCAAGCCGTACCTGCGGCCGCTGTACGACGAGCCCGAGTTCGTCATCCGCAACATCTGGCGCCAGTTCGGTGGCTGGTGGGATGGCGCCCCGAGCCGGTTGAAGCCGTCGCCCGATGCCGCCCTCGCCGCCGAGATCGCACACCTGGCGGGCGGCGCGCACCGTCTCGCTCAGCGAGCGTCGGAACTCGCCGATGAGAGTGACTTCCGGATGGCGTCACACCTGGCCGATCTGGCGGCGTGGGCCGCGCCCGACGACCGAAGTGTGCATGGCACGCGAGCCGAGGTCTACCGAGCGCGTCGACAGGCCGAGACCTCGCTCATGGCCAAAGGCATCTTCGCCGGAGCGATGCGCGAGTCGGCGGCGGTGGCCGACGAGGCGGACGGAGAGTCGCCCACGCAACGACAGTGAGTGTCACTGCAGTGTTTGGCTCGAAGCGTTTTACCTGGTAGCGCGCCTGCGACCATCCGCGAGTCGGCTCCCGAACGAAAACTACAGTTTGGCAGGTCGTCTGCCGACGACAGTACGACACTTCACACGGGAGCAATCAGTGGGCACACTTCACAATCATTCAGACGACCCTGCGCGCACGGGGATCCAACGTCTTCGCGACGGCCTGACCACTTCGGCCGCACTCGGAGCGACGATCACCGTCGTCGCCGGCGCGGTGCTGGTCAACGGACAACCGGTCGGCGCCGACCCGGTCGGTGGACCGACCGAGGTCACGTCGCTCGACGACGAGATCAACGGTGATGCGACCACGTCGCTTCGCGAAGCGCTGGCGAACGCGGAAGGCAACGCAGGGCCCGACACCATCACGTTCGCCCCGGCGCTCTTCGCTGGGGGTCCGGCGGTCATCGAGATCGGATCGACACTGCGCACCTTTGCGCACGACGTCACGATCACCGGTCCGGGCGCCGACCAACTCACGGTCCGAGCCGTCGACGAGAGCGAGGAAGGCGAGGACGTCACCGCGTTCTACTTCTACGGCGACGTCGCCGTGTCGATCTCGAACATCTCGATCGAGGCCACGGGGAGCGGCATCGAGGCGTACGGCTACTACGACGGCTCGATGATCGAGTCGGTCACGCTGAGCGGCGTCGACATCGAGGCCCGCCGAGAAGCGGTGTCGATCTCGACGGTGTCGGGCGATGTCACGATCACCGACTCGACGCTGACCAACAGCGAAGGCGGCAATGGCCCCATCGCGGCCATCTACAACGCCTACGGCAACGTGGCGCTGACCGACGTCGACATCACCGAGGCCGAGGCCCCCATCGTCGGCGACGGGTTCGCACCGTTCGCCGAGCCTCGACTCGGCCTCATCGTCGAACGGGCTGCGTCGATCGACCTCACCCGAGTCACGACCGACACGTCCTACGACGGCGTGTTGCTCCGCTGGGTGGACGGCGACGTCGAGGTCTCCGACAGTGAGGTCACCTCCGACACCGGCGGCCTCGCGATCAGCTACGCCGGCGACGTCGACCTGACCGACAGCACGGTCACGAAGCTGTCCGACGGCATGTATGTGGGACGGTCGTTCGGTCCGCGCCGCAGCGCCGCAGTCAGCATCGCCGGTGCCGGCGACATCGACATCGACACCGTCAGCATCGACGGTGGTGGCGTCCAGGCGCACTACTCCTCGTCGCTCGACATCACCAGCAGCACGATCTCCGATTCGTCGACCGGTGCGATCCACTCGGTCGGGGTCCCCCTCCACCTGAGCGACTCGACGATCAGCAACAACGTCGCTCTGTACGGCACTGCGCTCATCGAAGCCGGCGGCGACGGGCGCCGCTTCCCATGCCTCGACCTCTGCCTCGATGGTGCCGCCGCCGACGCCCCAGGCCTCGACGGGCCAGGCGACTACGACTCCGTCACCATCATCAACACCACGATCAGCGACAACGACATCCACGAGGACAGCACCATCATCCGCAGCTTCGAGCGCTACTCCGGCGACTTCCTCGATTCCGCCGACGAGCCCTACACCCTGAGTGGAGTCCAGCTCCTGCACTCGACGATCGCCGGCAACGCCGTGGCCGACGAGTTCCCGTACGGCCCGCCGCCGCTCGAGGAACCCGCCCCGGCAGTGGTGGAAGCCTCGTCGGTCGTCATCGACCACTCGATCGTCACCGACAACGACGGGATGACCCTGATCGACCCCGACGCCGGCTTGCGGCTCGCCGACGCATCAGGTCTCGGTGACGCAGCCAGCCTCGACGGCGGTCTGTCGCCGATCACCGCCAGCCACTCGATCCTGCCGGCGGCGTACGGACCCGTCGAGGGCACGAACGTCTTCGCCGACGATCCCGGCCTCGGCCGACTGACCGACAACGGCGGTCCGACCGAGACCATGCTGCCCGACCTCGATTCGCCGGCCGTCGACGCCGGCGCTGCCGGGGTCGTGATCTCGATCGATCAGCGCGGCGAGGACCGTCCGTCGGGCGAGGCCAGTGACATCGGATCGGTCGAGCGTCAGGCATCGTCGATCTCGATCAGCGCCGATCCGGCAACGGTCGCCGAATCCGACGGAACCGTCACGCTCACGGTGACGCGCACCGGTGACGGCGAAGGCGATGCGTCGGTCCGTGTCTCGACCGCCGACGGAACGGCGACCGCCGGCGACGACTACACGGCGCTCGACCAGGTCGTCGTGCTGCCGGCCGGACAGGCCACCACCACGGTCGACCTGCTGATCGCCAGCGACGACGACGTCGAACCCGACGAGACGCTCACGGTCACCATGTCGGAGGCCGACAACGTCACCATCGACGTGGCCAGCGTCGAGGTGACGATCACCGACTCGACGACACCGACCACCACCACACCCACGACCGTGCCGACCTCGTCCACGCCCACCACGACGCCGAGCACGACGGTGCCCGACGCCACCACGACCACGACGACCACGCCGCTGCAGATCAACGGCGACAACCCGCCGCCGGTCGCCGGTGGCTCGGAGAGCTCGTTCACGGTGATCATCGAACAGGGCGACGACGAAGAGGTCGGCGTCAGCGCCAAGTCGAGCAACCCTGGGCTCCTCGAGGTCGTCTCGGTCCAGCGGAGCGGCCAGGGCAACGCCTTCACACGCGGATCGGCTGAGCTCACCGAAGTGCAGTACGAGGTGCGAGTCCGGGCGGCCGCCGGCGGCTCGGGAACGGCGACGGTCACGGTGACCGCCGTCGGT contains:
- a CDS encoding flavin-containing monooxygenase, with protein sequence MGNGTVLQHVDVLIVGAGLSGIGMACHLTRECPGKTYAIVEARHDLGGTWDLFKYPGIRSDSDMYTLGYDFKPWKSDLSIADGPSIKAYVTETAEEYDVMRHISFARKVIGASWDSDTSTWTATLDHLDGDGTSTGETSTITCNWLQMCSGYYSYTNPHRPDFPGEDDFRGRIEHPQQWPDDLQSRADLEGKKIVIIGSGATAVTLLPSLAEQGAHVTMLQRSPTWIFPAPNKNPIVSGLRKVLPETVAYKAIRKLNSARTEMIYNQSRKNPEKVKAAINKEIKKALGDEFPMDPHFAPSYNPWDQRLCLSPDADIFEAIKAGNATVVTDHIDTFTETGIRLVSGDHLDADIIVTATGLELLALGGVTPNVDGEQIDLADTFTYKGFMYSGVPNLGTTFGYINASWTLRADLIAHYICRLLNKMTENGSTRAVPVVTDPDMPRRPYVDDFPAGYMQRNINSYPKQSDRDPWTASQSYKYDRKVLLGPDVDVDDGVMEFSTPVAAATPVNA
- a CDS encoding DNA-3-methyladenine glycosylase I, with amino-acid sequence MSGAEPRRCGWPTGDALYLEYHDAEWGRPTTDADLLFEKICLEGFQSGLSWITILRKRENFRAAFADFDIERVARFGEPDVERLLGDAGIIRHRGKIEATINNAQRAIELIEAEGSLVDWIWSWAVTEPDRTDEGGIPATTPQSAALAKELKRRGWKFFGPTTAYAFMQSEGLTNDHEPDCFVHDACEAERVTFLANR
- a CDS encoding acyl-CoA thioesterase, with protein sequence MTAPKIRDVDFRDLMHLEPHGPDTYVGIVACYPWGQRLFGGQVVAQALRAAIHTVDTERRAHSLHSYFIRPGSPDEPIRFEVERLRDGRSFCTRQVVARQSAGAILNLSVSFQVAEDEADVQANSIPDTLPGPTDPSLLDYSWGSLLERKSADASDTRLGYWIRLDTELGDDPDLHLCGLAFMSDAAPSRAGRSLHPDFTNDPSDRFKFIGASLDHSLWFHRPSRADEWHWFDLKSHGLSGGRGLVSGDAITEAGVHAASFTQEVLLRRRRDEKAPEA
- a CDS encoding alkyl sulfatase dimerization domain-containing protein, with protein sequence MDDLLELSAAIIESGDVDKPFNRITNELTEVADGLAVVESFSHSVVVDSGDGLVAFDASHVNTGAAVVEAIGGWRSDPVRQLIYTHGHADHVGGSVHFDAAYGDMNVVGHENVEQRFDRYRDTNAWNVLINARQFGGVRGDFEMGDADEPDFIPKHTLAPTHVVGDHDTIEIGDRTIELHHARGETDDHLWGWMPNEKWLFAGDFVIWNFPNAGNPQKVQRYPIEWAAALRDMASRRPEILLPAHGLPVGGADRIEEMLTTIASTLEKLASDVITMMNAGEVLDTIIHSVRVDPAMLAKPYLRPLYDEPEFVIRNIWRQFGGWWDGAPSRLKPSPDAALAAEIAHLAGGAHRLAQRASELADESDFRMASHLADLAAWAAPDDRSVHGTRAEVYRARRQAETSLMAKGIFAGAMRESAAVADEADGESPTQRQ
- a CDS encoding choice-of-anchor Q domain-containing protein → MGTLHNHSDDPARTGIQRLRDGLTTSAALGATITVVAGAVLVNGQPVGADPVGGPTEVTSLDDEINGDATTSLREALANAEGNAGPDTITFAPALFAGGPAVIEIGSTLRTFAHDVTITGPGADQLTVRAVDESEEGEDVTAFYFYGDVAVSISNISIEATGSGIEAYGYYDGSMIESVTLSGVDIEARREAVSISTVSGDVTITDSTLTNSEGGNGPIAAIYNAYGNVALTDVDITEAEAPIVGDGFAPFAEPRLGLIVERAASIDLTRVTTDTSYDGVLLRWVDGDVEVSDSEVTSDTGGLAISYAGDVDLTDSTVTKLSDGMYVGRSFGPRRSAAVSIAGAGDIDIDTVSIDGGGVQAHYSSSLDITSSTISDSSTGAIHSVGVPLHLSDSTISNNVALYGTALIEAGGDGRRFPCLDLCLDGAAADAPGLDGPGDYDSVTIINTTISDNDIHEDSTIIRSFERYSGDFLDSADEPYTLSGVQLLHSTIAGNAVADEFPYGPPPLEEPAPAVVEASSVVIDHSIVTDNDGMTLIDPDAGLRLADASGLGDAASLDGGLSPITASHSILPAAYGPVEGTNVFADDPGLGRLTDNGGPTETMLPDLDSPAVDAGAAGVVISIDQRGEDRPSGEASDIGSVERQASSISISADPATVAESDGTVTLTVTRTGDGEGDASVRVSTADGTATAGDDYTALDQVVVLPAGQATTTVDLLIASDDDVEPDETLTVTMSEADNVTIDVASVEVTITDSTTPTTTTPTTVPTSSTPTTTPSTTVPDATTTTTTTPLQINGDNPPPVAGGSESSFTVIIEQGDDEEVGVSAKSSNPGLLEVVSVQRSGQGNAFTRGSAELTEVQYEVRVRAAAGGSGTATVTVTAVGESGTVTQDFEVVVSSQTLPATGSDTTQRTGLIGALLLGFGFVTSLFSRRRRA